The following proteins are encoded in a genomic region of Catellatospora sp. TT07R-123:
- a CDS encoding TetR/AcrR family transcriptional regulator translates to METTITLRERKKEATRQALHEATLRLALERGFDAVTVDAVADEANVSRRTFSNYFLNKEDALLYGDRARIDGLLERLRARPAGEPPWQALTRSSAAQFAQRRDPDPNWLGQLRLLRRHPSLLAQQAAIQAAFEQDLAAEIAARDPGHPGEPMRSQIMAAVFLATIRTVAAQWAEQKGRTTLAAAIQAGLACAGERFA, encoded by the coding sequence GTGGAGACGACGATCACGCTGCGCGAGCGCAAGAAGGAAGCCACCCGGCAGGCGCTGCACGAGGCGACCCTGCGGCTGGCCCTGGAGCGCGGCTTCGACGCGGTGACCGTCGACGCGGTCGCCGACGAGGCCAACGTGTCGCGGCGGACGTTCTCCAACTACTTCCTCAACAAGGAGGACGCGCTGCTCTACGGCGACCGGGCCCGCATCGACGGGCTGCTGGAGCGGCTGCGCGCCCGGCCCGCCGGCGAGCCGCCGTGGCAGGCGCTCACCCGCAGCTCCGCCGCGCAGTTCGCCCAGCGGCGCGACCCGGACCCGAACTGGCTGGGACAGCTGCGCCTGCTGCGCCGCCACCCGTCGCTGCTGGCCCAGCAGGCGGCGATCCAGGCCGCGTTCGAACAGGACCTCGCCGCCGAGATCGCGGCCCGCGACCCCGGCCACCCGGGCGAGCCGATGCGCTCGCAGATCATGGCGGCGGTGTTCCTGGCGACCATCCGCACCGTCGCCGCCCAGTGGGCCGAGCAGAAGGGCCGGACCACGCTGGCGGCCGCCATCCAGGCCGGTCTGGCCTGCGCCGGAGAGCGCTTCGCCTGA
- a CDS encoding ABC transporter ATP-binding protein yields the protein MFGGGFGGPGAGGGGPMGGLGGLAGGGKGAQGLPFGGIPSELLAGVRKLEAGEPEHPVPADRFAHRGGGVPLTMLSLLTRHRGLLVLACLAVLGETVLLQAGPLLVQVGIDHGIAARNLPVLLWASGAFVAAVVAGWWVSGARMRQTGRLAAEATRELRVRVFAHLQRLSMDYYTEEKAGVILTRMTSDVESLQQLFQEGLAQFAVQALTMVVVTAVLFAYHAELAAITLLLVVPALVAASLWFRRASDVGYARQRDTIAAMFTDLAENLHGVRVVTAHHRQDRNTRAHRTVVGRYRDANDFTGHINAIYGPGTSVIGLVGMALLLLIGGRMVLRGELSIGELTAFVLYLNAFFAPVQQLVQLYTNYQQGRAAVLKLRALLAQEPSVPERAQPRTLPPVGGGIVFEGVTFGYDPARPVLRGVDLRIAPGETIACVGPTGAGKSTLAKLVTRLHDPDAGRVLIDGHDLREVSLLSLRRQIGVVPQEPFMFAGSIRDNVAFARPEATDAEIWAAVDAVGLRELVERTEAGLDAPLHERGQSVSSGQRQLLALARAFLAQPRVVVLDEATSNLDLQSELRVEQALDRLLEGRTALLIAHRLSTAMRADRIVVLDSSGVVEVGSHTELLAAQGRYAEMYATWSRHQ from the coding sequence ATGTTCGGCGGCGGGTTCGGGGGCCCCGGGGCGGGCGGCGGCGGGCCGATGGGCGGGCTCGGCGGGCTGGCCGGCGGTGGCAAGGGCGCGCAAGGACTGCCGTTCGGCGGCATCCCGTCGGAGCTGCTCGCGGGCGTACGGAAGCTGGAGGCGGGAGAGCCGGAGCACCCGGTGCCCGCCGACCGGTTCGCCCACCGCGGCGGCGGCGTGCCGCTGACCATGCTGTCGCTGCTCACCCGCCACCGCGGCCTGCTGGTGCTGGCCTGCCTGGCCGTGCTGGGCGAGACGGTGCTGCTACAGGCCGGGCCGCTGCTGGTGCAGGTCGGCATCGACCACGGCATCGCCGCCCGGAACCTGCCGGTGCTGCTCTGGGCCTCGGGCGCGTTCGTCGCGGCGGTGGTCGCCGGCTGGTGGGTGTCGGGCGCGCGGATGCGCCAGACCGGCCGCCTGGCCGCCGAGGCAACCCGCGAGCTGCGGGTACGCGTCTTCGCGCACCTGCAGCGGCTGTCCATGGACTACTACACCGAGGAGAAGGCCGGGGTCATCCTGACCCGGATGACCTCCGACGTGGAGTCGCTCCAGCAGCTGTTCCAGGAGGGCCTGGCCCAGTTCGCGGTGCAGGCGCTGACCATGGTCGTGGTGACCGCGGTGCTGTTCGCGTACCACGCCGAGCTGGCCGCGATCACGCTGCTGCTGGTGGTGCCCGCGCTGGTCGCGGCGTCGCTGTGGTTCCGGCGCGCCTCCGACGTCGGCTACGCCCGCCAGCGCGACACCATCGCCGCGATGTTCACCGACCTGGCCGAGAACCTCCACGGCGTACGGGTGGTGACCGCGCACCACCGGCAGGACCGCAACACCCGCGCGCACCGCACGGTGGTGGGCCGCTACCGCGACGCCAACGACTTCACCGGCCACATCAACGCGATCTACGGGCCGGGCACCTCGGTCATCGGGCTGGTCGGCATGGCGCTGCTGCTGCTGATCGGCGGCCGGATGGTGCTGCGCGGCGAGCTGAGCATCGGCGAGCTGACCGCGTTCGTGCTGTACCTCAACGCGTTCTTCGCGCCGGTGCAGCAGCTGGTGCAGCTGTACACCAACTACCAGCAGGGCCGGGCCGCGGTGCTGAAGCTGCGCGCGCTGCTGGCGCAGGAGCCGTCGGTGCCGGAGCGGGCGCAGCCGCGCACCCTGCCGCCGGTCGGCGGCGGCATCGTGTTCGAGGGGGTCACCTTCGGCTACGACCCGGCCCGGCCGGTGCTGCGCGGCGTCGACCTGCGCATCGCGCCGGGGGAGACCATCGCCTGCGTCGGCCCGACCGGGGCGGGCAAGTCGACGCTGGCCAAGCTCGTGACGCGGCTGCACGACCCGGACGCCGGGCGGGTGCTCATCGACGGACACGACCTGCGTGAGGTCAGCCTGCTCTCGCTGCGCCGCCAGATCGGGGTGGTGCCGCAGGAGCCGTTCATGTTCGCCGGGTCGATCCGGGACAACGTGGCGTTCGCCCGGCCCGAGGCCACCGACGCCGAGATCTGGGCCGCGGTCGACGCGGTCGGTCTGCGCGAACTGGTCGAGCGGACCGAGGCCGGGCTGGACGCGCCGCTGCACGAGCGCGGCCAGTCGGTCTCGTCCGGGCAGCGGCAGCTGCTCGCCCTGGCGCGGGCGTTCCTGGCCCAGCCCCGGGTGGTGGTGCTCGACGAGGCCACCTCCAACCTGGACCTGCAGTCCGAACTGCGGGTGGAGCAGGCGCTGGACCGGCTGCTGGAGGGGCGTACGGCGCTGCTGATCGCGCACCGGCTGTCCACCGCGATGCGGGCCGACCGGATCGTCGTGCTCGACAGCAGCGGTGTGGTCGAAGTGGGTTCGCACACCGAGCTGCTGGCGGCGCAGGGCCGCTACGCCGAGATGTACGCCACCTGGTCGCGCCACCAGTGA
- a CDS encoding GNAT family N-acetyltransferase: MAELTVVPFRDEAAALVSRWATTPAEVSAWCSRDAAPVPAEVIAGWSAEPDVRAYLLLDGAEPVGYGELWLDDEEGEVELARLLIDPRRRHRGLGRVLVTRLAELAVAVHETVFLRLVPGNDAALACYLGAGFVRVPAEQERQWNAIQPRPYLWLTRA, from the coding sequence ATGGCGGAGCTGACGGTGGTGCCGTTCCGGGACGAGGCGGCCGCGCTGGTGAGCCGCTGGGCGACGACCCCCGCCGAGGTGTCGGCCTGGTGCTCGCGCGACGCGGCGCCCGTGCCCGCCGAGGTGATCGCGGGCTGGTCCGCCGAGCCGGACGTGCGCGCCTACCTGCTGCTGGACGGGGCCGAGCCGGTCGGCTACGGCGAGCTGTGGCTCGACGACGAGGAGGGCGAGGTCGAGCTGGCCCGCCTGCTGATCGACCCGCGGCGGCGCCACCGGGGCCTGGGCCGGGTGCTGGTGACCCGGCTGGCCGAGCTGGCCGTCGCGGTGCACGAGACGGTGTTCCTGCGCCTGGTGCCGGGCAACGACGCGGCGCTGGCCTGCTACCTCGGGGCGGGGTTCGTCCGGGTGCCGGCCGAGCAGGAGCGGCAGTGGAACGCGATCCAGCCCCGGCCGTACCTGTGGCTGACTAGAGCATGA
- a CDS encoding lysylphosphatidylglycerol synthase transmembrane domain-containing protein, which produces MVAIGLALYTVRDKVPSAGEIWPVLAGAEPGWLLVALAAEWVSMAMFARQQVALLKGVDVDVPMRSALAVTYGRSAIAISMPAGSAVSAAFAYQSFRRWGASSEAATAVMILSGVCSFAALALLYLTGFLTMVARAPQEMWQAHPAGVLSAAAAVAAAVGLRIWRRSPRRPDCAERVTPVADPRPARGRLHQQWRNLSDLLRRTVSVSATIARHHRRAALGFAAANWLADLVCLAAVSRAFDLPLTFVQLGTVYVVVQLVRQIPVSPGGMGVIEASLLTALTSAGAGQAPATAAVLGYRLFSCWLIIPIGLAIWAHLGRVNARQPQPAVPEPVML; this is translated from the coding sequence GTGGTGGCGATCGGGCTGGCGCTCTACACCGTCCGCGACAAGGTCCCGAGCGCGGGCGAGATCTGGCCGGTGCTCGCCGGCGCCGAACCCGGCTGGCTGCTGGTGGCCCTGGCCGCCGAGTGGGTGTCCATGGCCATGTTCGCCCGGCAGCAGGTCGCGCTGCTCAAGGGCGTCGACGTGGACGTGCCGATGCGCAGCGCGCTGGCCGTGACGTACGGCCGCTCGGCCATCGCCATCAGCATGCCCGCCGGATCGGCGGTGTCGGCGGCGTTCGCGTACCAGTCGTTCCGCCGCTGGGGCGCCAGCAGCGAAGCCGCCACCGCGGTCATGATCCTGTCCGGGGTGTGCTCGTTCGCGGCGCTGGCGCTGCTGTACCTCACCGGCTTCCTGACCATGGTCGCGCGGGCGCCGCAGGAGATGTGGCAGGCCCACCCCGCCGGGGTGCTCAGCGCCGCCGCCGCCGTCGCGGCCGCCGTCGGCCTGCGCATCTGGCGCCGGTCGCCGCGCCGCCCCGACTGCGCCGAGCGCGTCACCCCGGTCGCGGACCCGCGCCCGGCCCGCGGCCGGCTGCACCAGCAGTGGCGCAACCTGTCGGACCTGCTGCGGCGTACGGTCTCCGTCAGCGCCACCATCGCCCGCCACCACCGGCGCGCCGCCCTCGGCTTCGCCGCCGCCAACTGGCTGGCCGACCTGGTCTGCCTGGCCGCCGTCTCCCGCGCGTTCGACCTGCCGCTGACCTTCGTCCAGCTCGGCACCGTGTACGTCGTCGTCCAGCTGGTCCGCCAGATCCCGGTCTCCCCCGGCGGCATGGGCGTCATCGAGGCCAGCCTGCTCACCGCGCTCACCTCGGCCGGGGCCGGGCAGGCCCCCGCCACGGCGGCCGTCCTCGGCTACCGGCTGTTCTCCTGCTGGCTGATCATCCCGATCGGCCTGGCGATCTGGGCCCATCTCGGCCGCGTCAACGCCCGGCAGCCGCAGCCGGCCGTGCCCGAGCCGGTCATGCTCTAG
- a CDS encoding CapA family protein — protein sequence MRVVLAGDTMLGRGVGDRLAAGAAFEELFSPAVRRICAAADACVLNLECCVSDRGQRWAAPGKPFFFRAPPRAAALLSWLGVGCVTLANNHALDYGSVALLDTLAHLRDAGIAAVGAGPDTDAARAWRVLYAGGLRLGVLGCTDHPADFAAGPTAPGVAYAELHQGVPDWLAGQIAAMAADCDLALVLPHWGPNMTTRPVPYVRTAAPRLLAAGAALVAGHSAHVCHGAAGPVLYDMGDLIDDYAVDPDLRNDLGLLFEVTADAHGPVHADAVPLALDFCHTRLARDREAAWIGRRFAAACAELGGTAAPVADGRWRVPLR from the coding sequence GTGCGGGTGGTGCTCGCCGGGGACACCATGCTCGGGCGGGGCGTCGGCGACCGGCTGGCCGCCGGGGCGGCGTTCGAGGAGCTGTTCTCCCCTGCCGTACGCCGGATCTGCGCCGCGGCCGACGCGTGCGTGCTCAACCTGGAGTGCTGCGTCAGCGACCGGGGGCAGCGCTGGGCCGCGCCCGGCAAGCCGTTCTTCTTCCGCGCCCCGCCCCGCGCGGCCGCCCTGCTGTCGTGGCTGGGGGTCGGGTGCGTGACGCTGGCCAACAACCACGCCCTCGACTACGGCTCGGTGGCGCTGCTGGACACCCTCGCGCACCTGCGTGACGCCGGGATCGCGGCCGTCGGGGCGGGCCCCGACACCGACGCGGCGCGCGCCTGGCGGGTGCTCTACGCGGGCGGCCTGCGGCTGGGCGTGCTCGGCTGCACCGACCACCCGGCCGACTTCGCCGCCGGCCCCACCGCGCCCGGGGTCGCCTACGCCGAGCTGCACCAGGGCGTGCCGGACTGGCTGGCCGGGCAGATCGCCGCGATGGCCGCCGACTGCGACCTGGCCCTGGTGCTGCCGCACTGGGGCCCGAACATGACCACCCGCCCCGTGCCGTACGTGCGGACCGCGGCCCCGCGCCTGCTCGCCGCGGGCGCGGCGCTGGTCGCCGGGCACTCCGCGCACGTCTGCCACGGCGCGGCCGGCCCGGTCCTGTACGACATGGGCGACCTCATCGACGACTACGCCGTCGACCCGGACCTGCGCAACGACCTGGGGCTGCTGTTCGAGGTGACCGCCGACGCGCACGGGCCGGTGCACGCCGACGCCGTGCCGCTCGCGCTGGACTTCTGCCACACCCGGCTCGCCCGCGACCGGGAGGCGGCCTGGATCGGCCGCCGGTTCGCCGCCGCCTGCGCCGAGCTCGGCGGCACGGCCGCACCGGTCGCGGACGGCCGCTGGCGGGTGCCGCTGCGCTGA
- a CDS encoding universal stress protein: MDTPIGAAEHYGPAALRHEFECGTDGPRVIVVGVDGSPTSEHAAAYAAGLARRQRCRLVVVFVGAPSGLLTTMYADLAVAAADANDEVAEQLRAGARQAAEEMGLPVTFVVRQGDPFAQLRDTADQFKADMLVVGTSAQAGHRFLGSVATRLVRLGRWPVVVVP, translated from the coding sequence ATGGACACTCCGATCGGCGCGGCCGAGCACTACGGCCCGGCCGCCCTGCGCCACGAGTTCGAGTGCGGCACCGACGGCCCCCGCGTGATCGTGGTCGGGGTCGACGGCAGCCCCACCTCCGAGCACGCCGCCGCGTACGCCGCGGGCCTGGCCCGCCGCCAGCGGTGCCGCCTGGTCGTCGTCTTCGTCGGCGCCCCCTCGGGCCTGCTCACCACCATGTACGCCGACCTCGCCGTGGCCGCCGCCGACGCCAACGACGAGGTCGCCGAGCAGCTGCGCGCCGGTGCGCGCCAGGCTGCCGAGGAGATGGGCCTGCCGGTCACCTTCGTGGTGCGCCAGGGCGACCCGTTCGCGCAGCTGCGCGACACCGCCGACCAGTTCAAGGCCGACATGCTCGTCGTCGGCACGTCCGCGCAGGCCGGGCACCGGTTCCTCGGCTCGGTCGCGACCCGCCTGGTCCGCCTCGGCCGCTGGCCGGTCGTGGTGGTGCCCTGA
- a CDS encoding PD40 domain-containing protein: MGVIRRIAAGVCLAAAAVLVPVAPAQAVSPGVPGKVAFIRGGNLFIAETSGAVWQATTGGGYERPRWRPGPGDGLAVLKGGDLFLGRVDSASHLFTISSQLSATGGHAGAGAWSPDGSQLAYAEGSWYNYAPTIHIVSVGTTLARSGRAADRVVDTRFSAAAQRLADSLPKKPAAAANAVPVGTWNPLQYSLTVAWSPDGRWIAYPNGECWAIFDDCLSILEVATGTETWAAAFGGGGADQNGFATEPSFTADSSLVLWTQQTQYRYDPAAVPGPLQTISAPPTSIHPQTQIGADWEYAAVPSPAGDGSVLVTAGRSGVAWVTLRNGATRRYLYQGYQHDWQAR, from the coding sequence ATGGGGGTAATACGGAGGATCGCGGCGGGCGTGTGCCTGGCCGCGGCGGCGGTGCTGGTCCCGGTCGCGCCCGCCCAGGCGGTGAGCCCCGGGGTGCCCGGCAAGGTCGCGTTCATCCGGGGCGGGAACCTGTTCATCGCCGAGACGTCCGGCGCCGTCTGGCAGGCCACCACCGGCGGCGGGTACGAGCGGCCGCGCTGGCGGCCCGGCCCGGGTGACGGCCTGGCCGTGCTCAAGGGCGGCGACCTGTTCCTGGGGCGGGTCGACTCGGCCAGCCACCTGTTCACCATCAGCAGCCAGCTCTCCGCGACCGGCGGGCACGCCGGGGCGGGCGCCTGGTCGCCCGACGGCTCGCAGCTCGCGTACGCCGAGGGCAGCTGGTACAACTACGCCCCGACCATCCACATCGTCAGCGTCGGGACCACCCTGGCCCGCTCCGGCCGGGCCGCCGACCGCGTCGTCGACACCCGTTTCAGCGCGGCGGCGCAGCGGCTGGCCGACAGCCTGCCGAAGAAGCCCGCGGCGGCCGCGAACGCCGTCCCGGTCGGCACCTGGAACCCGCTGCAGTACTCGCTGACGGTCGCCTGGTCGCCCGACGGCCGGTGGATCGCCTACCCCAACGGCGAGTGCTGGGCCATCTTCGACGACTGCCTGTCCATCCTGGAGGTGGCGACCGGCACGGAGACGTGGGCCGCCGCGTTCGGCGGCGGCGGTGCCGACCAGAACGGCTTCGCCACCGAGCCCTCGTTCACCGCCGACTCGTCCCTGGTGCTGTGGACCCAGCAGACGCAGTACCGCTACGACCCGGCGGCGGTGCCCGGCCCGCTCCAGACGATCTCCGCCCCGCCGACGTCGATCCACCCGCAGACGCAGATCGGCGCCGACTGGGAGTACGCGGCGGTCCCGTCGCCGGCCGGTGACGGCAGCGTCCTGGTCACCGCCGGGCGCAGCGGCGTGGCCTGGGTGACCCTGCGCAACGGCGCGACCCGCCGCTACCTGTACCAGGGCTACCAGCACGACTGGCAGGCCCGCTGA
- a CDS encoding SDR family NAD(P)-dependent oxidoreductase, protein MLVLVTGGTGFLGAHTVAALVRDGHRVRLLARAHAGVEKALNPLGVSARGVEVMIGDVTDRAAVNRAVRGTDAVVHAAAVFSFDTRQHAAMRHTNVTGTELVLGAARQFDVGRTVYVSTFGALIPTPGGVVTTQTAPGTSREPYLATKAAAEAVAREHQAQGAPVMITYPPALLGPHDPKLGDQNARLRNMLRGLMPMWPSGGFPVGDVRDTAALNAALLTAPADGPDRWFGPGRHASTRVFVQSTRLVTGRRLPTLFLPARAMMPMAYLAGLAQRVWPWHIPAEYGACLVCACDARPADERPPLGVNPRPFTQTLADTVQWMHAHGLVSARQAGRAAGPSIAAAEPEHV, encoded by the coding sequence ATGCTGGTGCTGGTGACGGGTGGTACGGGTTTCCTCGGCGCGCACACCGTCGCCGCGCTGGTCCGCGACGGCCACCGGGTGCGGCTGCTCGCCCGCGCGCACGCCGGGGTCGAGAAGGCGCTGAACCCGCTGGGCGTGTCCGCGCGCGGGGTCGAGGTGATGATCGGCGACGTGACCGACCGGGCCGCGGTCAACCGGGCCGTGCGCGGCACCGACGCGGTCGTCCACGCGGCCGCCGTGTTCTCGTTCGACACCCGGCAGCACGCGGCCATGCGGCACACCAACGTCACCGGCACCGAGCTGGTGCTGGGCGCGGCCCGGCAGTTCGACGTCGGCCGCACCGTGTACGTGTCGACGTTCGGCGCGCTGATCCCGACCCCCGGCGGCGTGGTGACCACGCAGACGGCTCCGGGCACCTCGCGAGAGCCGTACCTGGCCACCAAGGCGGCGGCCGAGGCGGTCGCGCGCGAGCACCAGGCCCAGGGCGCCCCGGTGATGATCACCTACCCGCCCGCGCTGCTCGGCCCGCACGACCCGAAGCTCGGCGACCAGAACGCCCGGCTGCGCAACATGCTGCGCGGGCTGATGCCGATGTGGCCCTCCGGCGGCTTCCCGGTCGGCGACGTACGCGACACCGCCGCGCTGAACGCCGCGCTGCTCACGGCCCCGGCCGACGGGCCGGACCGCTGGTTCGGGCCGGGCCGCCACGCCAGCACCCGCGTGTTCGTGCAGTCGACCCGGCTGGTGACCGGCCGCCGCCTGCCGACACTGTTCCTGCCCGCCCGCGCGATGATGCCGATGGCCTACCTGGCCGGGCTGGCGCAGCGGGTCTGGCCCTGGCACATCCCCGCCGAGTACGGCGCCTGCCTCGTCTGCGCGTGCGACGCCCGCCCCGCCGACGAGCGGCCGCCGCTGGGTGTCAACCCGCGCCCGTTCACGCAGACCCTGGCCGACACGGTGCAGTGGATGCACGCCCACGGCCTGGTCAGCGCCCGCCAGGCGGGCCGCGCCGCAGGCCCCTCGATCGCAGCGGCCGAACCCGAGCACGTCTGA